The sequence ACTCCCCGGGAGGCAATCCGGCCCCCTTACGGCGACAGGCGTAACGAGAACGCCCCTTCAGAAGGCCGAAACGGAAGTCCCGCCCGACAAGCCGTTGCAGCCTGGGAAGATCCTTGCCGATCAACTGTTCCTGAAGCGCGATGCTCGCCGTCAGGAACAGAATGCTGCGTTCCCCATGCGCCTCCATCAGAGCGGGGACGAGGACCGAGAAGGTCTTGCCCACGCCGGGGGGGGCCTCCGCCGCAAACGTCCTCTCCAAGGGAGACCGGAGAAACGACTGCACGGCCAGGGCCAATTCGAGCTGCTGCGGGCGGAACTCATACCCCGGAAGGCGCGACAACGGCCCGGAGGGAGAATAAAATTCCTGTAAAGTGGGTCCCGTGGTATAATTCACCTCGATCTGAGATAACGGATGCTGATTCCAGTGCTCGGCGAAGGGAGAGGATCGTTCCCGTTTTCTCCCGGGCAACGTTCTAGGGCATACGCAGGTGCAAACGTCTTGCGCACCTATTATACAGAATGTTAAAATGCCCTCCGTTGTGTTTAAGCCGGGAACGGATTGACATTCGAAAGAATTGCAACGAGGAGGTGACTCGAAAGAATGCCCAACAAGCAGTCGGCCAAGAGGCGAGTTCGCATCGCCGAGCGCAATCGTGTTTACAACCGGTACTGGACGACGCGGTGCAGGAACGCCGTAAAGAAGGTTCTGGAGGCCGTGGAGGCCAAGGACGGCGACGCGGCGACCAAGAATTTCGACCTGGCCCAGAGCGTGATCGACAAGGCGGTGGTCAAGGGCGTCATGCATCGCAACACGGCGACGCGGCGCAAGAAGATGATGGCCCTTCGCGTTAAGAGCCTCCGCGAGTCCTAGGCGCTCCGGCCGGGAACGTGGGGTTTCGCGATTCTTCAGAAGAGGGGGTGCCCGTTGGGGCAGCCTCTTTTTTTATTTTACAAGCCCGGATTATCGACTATAATGGACCCGTGTTTTTGTCCGGCATTCCGATTTTTTGGCTTCAAGACTTCCAGCAAAAACGCGGCCTCCCGGAGATGGCGCCCGTTGTGGATTCCTCTTAAATAATGGTCGCGCGCGTTTCAAAAACGAGTGTATTCAGATCGGAAATGAGGGACAAGATCACGGGTCAACGCCCCCTTCGCAATCGTTTTAAGGGATATAAGGGGGGACGCGCCACGGAGGGGAATTCTCGTTTCCCCCCTTTTGAGCTTCTGTTTGACCTTGCGTTTTACGGGGGGAGGTGAACTCGAGTGAAGGAAAATTTGATGGACGAGATCAAGGCCGCCGAGGAAAGGGCGGCTGCGGGCGTCCAGGAGGCGAAGGCCGCTGCGGTCCGGAAGCTGAACCAGGCCCAGGCCGAGGCGGAGAACACCGTCAAGGAGGCACGGCAGTCGGCGGCACGACGTTTTCGCGAGAGGATCCAGGCCGCCGAGCAGGCGGTGGAGGCCGAGGCGAAGGCCATCGTGAGCGCCCGCGAGGCTAAGGCCAAGGCCTTTTACGAGGAGCACAAAGCAAAGGTCGTTGGCGTGTCCTCGTGGATAACGGAAGAGGTGATGGGTAGATATGGGCGTGGCTAAGCTCAAGAAAGCGGAGCTTTACTATCACAAATCCGTTCGCGAAAAAATCGCCGAGATTTTGCAGGACAGCGGAGTCTGTCAGATCATCGAGGATCCCGAGCGGGAGGCCCGGCCAACGGAGATCGAGGCCTGCCTTGCGGAGAGCGAGGAGCGGCTCTCGGACATACGTTATCTCCTGCGTACTCTGTCGGGTCGCTACAGGGATCCGATCCCCTCGATCGATCGTCTGCTGGGAGAGCGTCCGGTCGTCTCCATGGCCAACCTGTCCCGGTTGGCGCGCGAAACGGATTTGGCGGGGGTCTCCGCGGCCGTCCGCCAAAAGGAACACGAGATCAACGAACTGAGGGCCGAGGCATCGCAGCTCAGGACCAACCGGAGCCTGCTCGATTCCCTTGGCTTCTTTCCCCACTCTCTTTCCCTTCTGACTGAGGGAACCCGTACCGTGCGGGGCATCGCGGGTACGGTAAAGGCCGAGCAGTTCGAGGCATTCAGGAGGGCTCTGGCGGAGTTCGCTCAGGATACGGAGCTCATCCTTCCCAAGGACATCCCCGCCGCCAGGGACGTCCCGGTCGTCGTGCTCCTGTCCCGGGACCGGAGCGATAAAATCATTGAGACCTGCACCCGCAACGGGATGTCGATCAGCGACATCCCCCCCTTGTTCAAGGGCACCGTAACTGAGGAGTCCGTGGCCTTGGTGTCGAAACTGGCCGAGCTCGAGCTCAGGGAACGGACCCTGTCGGAGGAGCTCGACGCCCTCGCGGAGAGGTGGACGCCGATCGTCCAGAAGCTCTCCGATTATTGGAACAGCCTCGCCGGGCGTCATCGCGCCCTGGGGGAGAGCGACGAGACCGACCGGACCCTGAGAACCCGTTTTTGGGTTCCGGAGCGGGAGGCGGCCGAACTGCAGAAAAGGATCGAGGCCGTAAGTCCGTCCGTAGCCCTTTTCCTGAGCGACCCCGCAGAGGGCGACGAACCGCCCGCCCTTCTGGAGAACGGCCGGTTCGTCCGTCCGTTCAACGTCCTGACGACGCTCTACTCCCCTCCCGTCTACGGCGGGACGGACCCGACGCCGCTCCTGGCTCCCTTCTTCTTCATCTTCTTCGGGATGTGCCTGGGGGACGCGGGGTATGCCTTGGTGATGCTGGGCCTCATCGCCTGGCTCTTCAAGAAATACCGGCGTATTCCCTCGTCGGTCAAGGACTTTATCGTTCTCTTCGCCTTCTGCGCCGTCTCGACGTTCGTATACGGGATCCTCAGCGGCAGTTTCTTCGGCGACTTCGTAGACGCCTTCCTGCCCTTCCTGATACCGGTCAAGAAGGCCCTCATGGCGGTCGATCCCATGACGAATCCGATGCAGGTCCTGGGCATCTCGCTGATTCTGGGCGTCGTTCACCTGATGTTCGGCCTTGGAATCGCCGCCTACGACAACATCCGAAACGGCCGCTGCATCGACGCGATCGGGGGCAACATCGCCTGGATCTTCTTCATCACGGGGCTGTGTCTGTTCGGATCGGCCGCGGGCGGTTTTCTTCCCTCCTTTTTCAGTCCCCTGGGCAAGATCATGGCCGCAGCGGGGGCGCTCGTCATATTCTGGTACGCGGGGCGCGAGAAGAAAAATGTGCTCTCCAAGGCGCTTTCAGGCTTTCTTGCCCTTTACGGCTCCACCTCCTATCTGGGGGACATCCTCAGCTACAGCAGGCTTCTGGCCCTTGGGTTCGGCTCGGCGGTCATCGGGATGATCATCAACCTCCTGGGGGGAATGTCCGCCGAGATCCCCTACGTCGGGTGGCTTGT is a genomic window of Fretibacterium sp. OH1220_COT-178 containing:
- the rpsT gene encoding 30S ribosomal protein S20; this encodes MPNKQSAKRRVRIAERNRVYNRYWTTRCRNAVKKVLEAVEAKDGDAATKNFDLAQSVIDKAVVKGVMHRNTATRRKKMMALRVKSLRES
- a CDS encoding cell envelope biogenesis protein TolA — its product is MKENLMDEIKAAEERAAAGVQEAKAAAVRKLNQAQAEAENTVKEARQSAARRFRERIQAAEQAVEAEAKAIVSAREAKAKAFYEEHKAKVVGVSSWITEEVMGRYGRG
- a CDS encoding V-type ATP synthase subunit I → MGVAKLKKAELYYHKSVREKIAEILQDSGVCQIIEDPEREARPTEIEACLAESEERLSDIRYLLRTLSGRYRDPIPSIDRLLGERPVVSMANLSRLARETDLAGVSAAVRQKEHEINELRAEASQLRTNRSLLDSLGFFPHSLSLLTEGTRTVRGIAGTVKAEQFEAFRRALAEFAQDTELILPKDIPAARDVPVVVLLSRDRSDKIIETCTRNGMSISDIPPLFKGTVTEESVALVSKLAELELRERTLSEELDALAERWTPIVQKLSDYWNSLAGRHRALGESDETDRTLRTRFWVPEREAAELQKRIEAVSPSVALFLSDPAEGDEPPALLENGRFVRPFNVLTTLYSPPVYGGTDPTPLLAPFFFIFFGMCLGDAGYALVMLGLIAWLFKKYRRIPSSVKDFIVLFAFCAVSTFVYGILSGSFFGDFVDAFLPFLIPVKKALMAVDPMTNPMQVLGISLILGVVHLMFGLGIAAYDNIRNGRCIDAIGGNIAWIFFITGLCLFGSAAGGFLPSFFSPLGKIMAAAGALVIFWYAGREKKNVLSKALSGFLALYGSTSYLGDILSYSRLLALGFGSAVIGMIINLLGGMSAEIPYVGWLVAIVVLVGGHLFSILINILGAFVHPLRLQYVEFFGKFYPGGGLSYAPLTHSEEYVEIDNSCSSKV